One part of the Venenivibrio stagnispumantis genome encodes these proteins:
- a CDS encoding AbrB/MazE/SpoVT family DNA-binding domain-containing protein, protein MFNENKTETVSQRKRKAKDKKRLKELISKITPQNRHKEIDWGKPIGKEVW, encoded by the coding sequence ATGTTTAATGAAAATAAAACAGAAACTGTTTCACAAAGAAAAAGAAAAGCGAAGGATAAAAAAAGACTCAAAGAGCTAATATCCAAAATTACCCCTCAAAATAGACACAAAGAAATAGACTGGGGTAAACCTATTGGTAAAGAGGTTTGGTGA